DNA from Sphingomonas sp. R1:
GAAGCGGCACGCACCTTCCGCCCGGGCGACGACGCCGCGCCGATCCGAGAGCGCGGCCCCAGCGACGTCCGCGCGCTCATCGCGGCCTATAATGCGCTCAGCCGGCGCGTGACCACGATGCTCGACGAGAAGGACCGGATGCTGGGCGCGATCGGGCACGATCTGCGCACGCCGCTTCAGGCGCTTCGGGTGCGGATCGAATCGGTCGAGGACGACGACGATCGCACCCGGATGGCCGACACGATCGACGAGATGAGCCGGACGTTGGACGACATCCTGTCGCTGGCCCGCCTCGGCCGGCCCAGCGAACCCAATACGGATGTCGACCTGGGCGCGCTGGTGGATGCGGTGGTCGAGGATTTTCGCGATCTCGACCACGACGTGAAGTTCGAGGAGCCGGCACGCCTCAAGATGCGGTTGCGACCGACGCTGATGCGGCGCGCGGTGCGTAATCTGATCGAGAACGCCGTAAAATATGGCGGCGGCGCCGAGGTGCGGCTGATCCCCGAGCCCCAGCGGGTAACGATCGAGGTGTGCGATCGTGGCCCCGGCATTCCTGCCGAGAAGCTGGAGGCCGTGTTCAACCCCTTCACCCGTCTCGAGGAATCCCGCAACCGCGATACGGGCGGGATCGGCCTTGGCCTGGCGCTGGCGCGTGCAATCGTCAACGATGCGGGCGGGAGCATCGCTCTGGCGAACCGCGCAGGCGGCGGGCTCACCGCCACGATCACGCTGCCACGCTGAGGCGACACCCGCGCCTCCCCTGGGGACGGGCTTGCAATGCGCCATGAAAAAAGGGCCGCGCTTCCGATCGGAAGCGCGGCCCTTTTTCTAGGCAAAGCCCTCGGCAGTTCAGCCGACGATTTCTTCCGGCTGGAAGAAGAACGCGATCTCGATCGCCGCATTCTCTTCCGAATCCGAACCATGGACCGAGTTTGCCTCGATCGACTCGGCCAGTTCCTTGCGGATCGTGCCCGGCTCGGCGTTCGCCGGGTTGGTGGCGCCCATGATGTCACGGTTGCGCTGCACGGCGTTCTCGCCCTCGAGCACCTGTACGACGACCGGACCCGAGATCATGAATTCGACAAGGTCGTTGAAGAAGGGGCGCTCCTTGTGGACGCCGTAGAAGCCCTCGGCTTGCTCGCGGCTCATCTGGATGCGCTTCGAGGCGACGACGCGAAGGCCGGCCTCTTCCAGCATCTTGGTGACGGCGCCGGTCAGGTTGCGGCGGGTGGCATCGGGCTTGATGATCGAAAAGGTCCGGGTCGCGGCCATGGCCGTGCGGCTCCTGTAGTTGGTGATGAAAGGAAGTCGCGGCTCCCTAGTCCTCCGCCGACGTCAATGCAAGCTCAGGCGACTTGGGCCCAGCGGCCATTTTCGTCCTGTCGCCAATAGCGCCGCTCCACGCCGCCGCGATCGCCCAATGCTCGCCAGGCCGCCCGCGCAGCGCCGATGCTTTCCTCATCGAAGAGATGGAAGGCGCGCTCGAAATCGAGTGCCTCGTCACGCCACAGGCCGTCGATCAGCGCCACGTTACGGGCGCCGTTGGCAGCGGCGACCGTGTCCGCAATCAGCGCGGGTTGATCCGCATCCCAGGCCTCACCGGCCTGCCCGTGCGGCAGAAAGCTTGCGGTGCTGTAGCTCCACAGCAACTGGTCGATACGGTTGCGCAGGCTGGGATCGCCGGCGACGATCAGGAGCCGCCCGCCGCTGGCCAGCACCTTTTCGGCGATCGAGGGCAGCACGCGATCGAGCGGCGCCATGGTAAGGTGATAGAAATCGACCTGCATGCGGGTCCCTTAGCCCGGATGTGCGTTTCGGCCAACGCGCCCGCCGTTGCGGATGCGCAATCGCTGCGATAGGGCATGAGCCCGTCTGCCGGGGAGTATCGATAAAGGTGGGAGTTTTCGTGAAGCGCAAGGCCATGTTCTTCCCGGCCGCGCTCGGTCTGTGCCTTGCGGCGCAGGCGCGTGCCCAGCAAGCCCCCGAATCGCGCCCGGTTACCGGCGACGAGATGTCGGTGCCCAACCTGCAGGATCGCCCCGTCGAGCCCGCCCCGCCCTCGCCCACGGCGCTCCCTACCGATCCGAACCAGGTCCAGTTCAGCGCGGACCAGCTCGACTATGATCAGGACAGCGACGTCGTGACCGCGACCGGCGACGTCCGCATGTACCGCGAAAGCAACCGCCTGCGCGCCGACAAGGTGACCTGGGACCGCCGCACCGGCAAGGTGATGGCGACCGGCAACATCGTCGTCGCGAATCCGCAAGGAGACGCGGCATATGGCGACAGCATCGAGCTGACCGACACGCTGAAGGACGGCGTGGTAGACAACATGCTGGTCGTGCTGGAGGCGGGTGGCCGGATCGCGGCGACGCGCGGGTCGCGCAACGACGGTGGGGTGATCACCGTCGAGAACGCCGCCTATACGCCCTGCAGCGTCACCGACAGTTCGGGGTGCCCGAAAGAGCCGTCGTGGAAGATCACCGCCGACCGGGTGGTCTATGATCCTGCCAAGCACCGGCTGCGCTACAAGGGCGCGCGTATCTCGGTGTTCGGCTTCGCCACCCTGCCGCTGCCGGCGTTTTCGCACCCGGCCGGCGGCCAGAGCGATTCCGGCTTCCTGACCCCCGACGCGCGATACAGCCGCACCAACGGCTTCCAGCTCTCGGTGCCCTATTTCTTCAGCTTCGCCCCCAATCGCGACCTGACGGTTACGCCCCGCGTGTTCTCGAACGCGCTGCCGATGCTGCAGGCCGATTACCGTGAGCTCAACAGCCTGGGCTCGTTCCGCCTGCAAGCCTATGGCACCTACAGCCGACGCGCAGACGACCTGACCGTCGCCCCCACCGCCGCCACGCTGCAGAACGACTTTCGCGGCTATATCGACCTGGTCGGCCGCTATCAGCTCGATCCGAACTGGAGCGTTCGTGCCTCGTTCCGCGTCGCCAGCGACCGCACCTTCCTGCGCCGCTACGACATTTCACGCGACGACCGGCTGCGCAACAACCTCGCCATCGAGCGGATCGATCCCGACAGCTATTTCGTGATCAATGCCTGGGCGGTGCAGACCCTGCGCGTCGGCGACCGCCAGGGCCTCCAGCCGGTGGCGCTTCCCGAACTAGACTATCGCCGTCGCCTCGACGACGGACTGATCGGCGGCAAGTTCGATCTGGAGGTCAACACCCTCGCCCTCACCCGCACCGGCGGGCAGGATACGCAGCGCGCCTTCACCAGCGCCCAGTGGAGCCTGCGCCGCCTGACCAATTGGGGCCAGGAGGTGAGCTTCACCGCATACACCCGCGGCGACGTGTACAATACGAGCGATACCGCAGCGACCACCGTGCTCAACTATC
Protein-coding regions in this window:
- a CDS encoding sensor histidine kinase codes for the protein MKRFLPTSLIARIALLVAAALFVAQAINFGLLLHERQKTRFAMVIVPTTTRLADAAERLLALQRETPLQPGAAKRRFLSDPRTHVRLHADNPFASAEQFRRGDVERDLRRGLADAGLRAGGIMAALRPVDPRRLLDPKMDPIRAERLRRMGAEMLVAVEVPGKGWLTLSTPWPRTDHDLIWQLIAQTLILYVVVLVPVLLVGGRIARPLRTLTEAARTFRPGDDAAPIRERGPSDVRALIAAYNALSRRVTTMLDEKDRMLGAIGHDLRTPLQALRVRIESVEDDDDRTRMADTIDEMSRTLDDILSLARLGRPSEPNTDVDLGALVDAVVEDFRDLDHDVKFEEPARLKMRLRPTLMRRAVRNLIENAVKYGGGAEVRLIPEPQRVTIEVCDRGPGIPAEKLEAVFNPFTRLEESRNRDTGGIGLGLALARAIVNDAGGSIALANRAGGGLTATITLPR
- the ndk gene encoding nucleoside-diphosphate kinase, producing MAATRTFSIIKPDATRRNLTGAVTKMLEEAGLRVVASKRIQMSREQAEGFYGVHKERPFFNDLVEFMISGPVVVQVLEGENAVQRNRDIMGATNPANAEPGTIRKELAESIEANSVHGSDSEENAAIEIAFFFQPEEIVG
- a CDS encoding LPS-assembly protein LptD, translated to MFFPAALGLCLAAQARAQQAPESRPVTGDEMSVPNLQDRPVEPAPPSPTALPTDPNQVQFSADQLDYDQDSDVVTATGDVRMYRESNRLRADKVTWDRRTGKVMATGNIVVANPQGDAAYGDSIELTDTLKDGVVDNMLVVLEAGGRIAATRGSRNDGGVITVENAAYTPCSVTDSSGCPKEPSWKITADRVVYDPAKHRLRYKGARISVFGFATLPLPAFSHPAGGQSDSGFLTPDARYSRTNGFQLSVPYFFSFAPNRDLTVTPRVFSNALPMLQADYRELNSLGSFRLQAYGTYSRRADDLTVAPTAATLQNDFRGYIDLVGRYQLDPNWSVRASFRVASDRTFLRRYDISRDDRLRNNLAIERIDPDSYFVINAWAVQTLRVGDRQGLQPVALPELDYRRRLDDGLIGGKFDLEVNTLALTRTGGQDTQRAFTSAQWSLRRLTNWGQEVSFTAYTRGDVYNTSDTAATTVLNYRGLEGFRFRGIAAAAMDVKWAFVGDFLGGTQRITPRVQVVAAPHLANMDVPNEDARAVDLEDSNLFALNRFPGYDRFEDSTRFTYGVDYALYLPGFSVEANVGQSYRLTNRPTLLPDGTGLTDRMSDIVGRTVVRFHDFLSFTHRYRLDKDGLAVRRNEIDMTLGSRASYVQVGYLRLNRNVDPALEDLQDREELRLGARVQFARFWSLSGSTLIDLTDKREDPTSLANGFQPIRHRIGLFYEDDCLRIGTTWRRDYATTGDAQRGNSYLLTLAFKNLGR
- a CDS encoding DNA polymerase III subunit chi, whose amino-acid sequence is MQVDFYHLTMAPLDRVLPSIAEKVLASGGRLLIVAGDPSLRNRIDQLLWSYSTASFLPHGQAGEAWDADQPALIADTVAAANGARNVALIDGLWRDEALDFERAFHLFDEESIGAARAAWRALGDRGGVERRYWRQDENGRWAQVA